A region of the Lepisosteus oculatus isolate fLepOcu1 chromosome 26, fLepOcu1.hap2, whole genome shotgun sequence genome:
TCGGGCTGGCTGGTACGCGCCAGTGAACTTTGATTCAGAGTACAGTGAGGCGTTATGTAAGGTGTAACTCCAGCAACATCACGGACTGTCGGCGCAGGTGTGTGAGAGGGGGGTATTACAGTGAGACCCCCGATTTCTGCAGCTGACCACAGTACCCAAGCTCTAACGGTGTCGTTTCCTGCAGCGGAGCCGGTCGTGCGGGCGGAGCTGCGACACCTGCCTGCGGGCTCCGTGTTCATCTACTGCCAAGTCGGAGACAGGCCCTAGTAAGTGTTTAAGATCCGCTTTTGCCATCGTTAAACTCGGGGCTCTGGCTGTGGGCGAGCACCGTGCGTTTCTAGAGACGCAAAACGCATTCTTGCATCGGTGAGGGTCGAGTCCGCCCTGTAAGTTACTGGTAAAACACACCAGTCTTGCACAAGCCTTCCAGACAACTGTTGGAACTACACtgggataaaaacaatacaggGTGTGTTCCCCACGCACTGTGAGGTGTCTGCTTACGTAAAGTGCAACCACCAGTCTTGGAAAGGGGAATGTTGAACCTGTGCAGCTGAGGTGGTACCCAGCCCTGCTGTGTCAGCCCAAGAAGTCTTTGCTCGGAGGTGGAACGCCGGCACAGCAGCAAGCACACACTGGAGAGCTCCAGCCTGTGCCATTGTGCTCGTtccagtagggggcgctgtgCTCTAGAACTCTACAAATGCCAATTCCCCCTCCTTTCCAGTGATTGAACTGCatcttgccttttttttttcttctcgcTCCCTGGAAGCTGGAAGGACCCCAACAACGAGTTCAGGAAGGTGCTGAAGCTGAGCGGCGTGCCCACACTGCTGAGATACGGCACGGTGAGCCCCCcccacgcacacgcacacgctcTGTCCCGGAGGCCCACCCGCCCGCCGGGTCTCCTTCCAGCCCAGCTCTCGTTACACAGATAAACCAGGATTCGTCTGAACCGTAACTGTTCCCAGCTCTTGAACCTGAGGGCCGCTGCCAATAGGGTGTTGCGTTGCACAGGTCACATCAAATTCCAAACTTCGGAGGACAAGGACAAGTTTCAAACCAGCAGTTATGAAgcagcctgtggctggaaggttgccggttcaaatcccgcggccagcagaggaatcctactccgttgggcccctgagcaaggcccttcaccccagctgctccaggggcaccgtataaatggctgaccctgtgctctgaccccaagcttctctccctgactgtgtctcatggagagcaagctggggtcctCGAAAAGATTAAGTCCTAATACAAgcgattgtatatggccaataaagtgaactTATCTTATCATGCTGTGGGCCACCAGGACCGATGAGCCCTGCTGTCAGCCAGCGCTGGTGTGGTTCTGAGGTCCTGGGCTGGCAAggtctctctctgcctgtttTGCAGCCTCAGAAGCTGGTGGAGGAGGAGTGCTTCAAGGCCGACCTGGTGCGCATGATGTTTACAGAGGATTAGATCCCACTCTGGCCACCCAGCTGTCCCTGTGTCCATGGCGCC
Encoded here:
- the txndc17 gene encoding thioredoxin domain-containing protein 17; this encodes MTQYEEVHVRGFAEFTRAVSARTGKDVFAYFSGDKDDKGVSWCPDCVKAEPVVRAELRHLPAGSVFIYCQVGDRPYWKDPNNEFRKVLKLSGVPTLLRYGTPQKLVEEECFKADLVRMMFTED